The following coding sequences lie in one Mycoplasma crocodyli MP145 genomic window:
- the rpsG gene encoding 30S ribosomal protein S7 — protein MSRKKSAPIREVLADPVFNSVMVTKLINTIMLDGKKSIAQDILYSAFKLIKEKTQKDPLEVFLTAVENITPQLEIRTRRIGGTNYQVPTEVPTRRKQTLSLRWLVQYSRLRNEKTMDVRLANEIIDASNKTGGAIKKREDTHKMAEANRAFAHFRW, from the coding sequence ATGTCAAGAAAGAAAAGTGCGCCAATAAGAGAAGTACTTGCTGATCCAGTATTTAACTCTGTAATGGTTACAAAACTTATTAATACAATCATGCTTGATGGTAAAAAGTCTATAGCTCAAGACATTTTATATTCAGCTTTTAAACTTATTAAAGAAAAAACACAAAAAGACCCATTAGAAGTATTTTTAACAGCGGTTGAAAATATTACACCTCAATTAGAAATTAGAACAAGAAGAATCGGAGGAACAAACTATCAAGTTCCTACAGAAGTTCCAACACGTAGAAAACAAACATTATCATTAAGATGATTAGTTCAATACTCAAGATTGAGAAATGAAAAAACAATGGATGTTCGTTTAGCTAACGAAATCATTGATGCATCAAACAAAACAGGTGGAGCTATTAAAAAACGCGAAGATACTCATAAGATGGCTGAAGCTAACAGAGCTTTTGCACACTTTAGATGATAA